One window from the genome of Nicotiana tomentosiformis chromosome 5, ASM39032v3, whole genome shotgun sequence encodes:
- the LOC138892717 gene encoding secreted RxLR effector protein 161-like, with protein MYAMLCTRPDICFDVGMVSIFQPNPGREYWTAVKHIIKYLKRTRDYMLVYHSGDLVPIGYTDSDFQSDRDSRKSISEYVFTLGGGAISWRSIKQSCVADSTMEAKYVVASEQLKRLFGLGTF; from the coding sequence ATGTATGCTATGCTATGTACTAGACCTGATATCTGCTTTGATGTTGGCATGGTTAGTATATTTCAGCCTAATCCTGGACGAGAATACTGGACTGCCGTTAAACATATAATCAAGTACCTGAAAAGGACTAGGGATTATATGTTGGTTTATCACTCAGGTGATCTTGTACCCATTGGCTATACTGATTCAGATTTCCAGTCAGATAGAGATTCTAGAAAATCTATCTCAGAATATGTTTTTACCTTAGGAGGTGGAGCCATAAGTTGGAGGAGTATCAAGCAATCATGTGTTGCTGATTCCACCATGGAAGCCAAATATGTGGTTGCATCTGAGCAGCTAAAGAGGCTGTTTGGCTTGGGAACTTTCTAA
- the LOC138892718 gene encoding uncharacterized protein — translation MPSLLYIAKKEEQFRMDARMLAGFVGPEEVLVKPSIALETRRRPNIASLPRGFKNCGLELAPGLDFEVIKIKCDSQLVVNQVYGIFDTKEERMQQYVVKVQAFLARFREWSITHIPREDNAELDALANLGSSTEIKGPESGTVVQLISSVLDTGGYSEVNSVSLVWDWRNKIINYLEHGKLSDDPKASRALRTKAARYSFRKGQLYRKSFQGPLAQCLRASEAYYVIRETHEGICDNHSGAESLVLKLVRTGYYWPRMEQDAKDFV, via the exons ATGCCATCGCTTCTTTACattgctaaaaaagaagaacaatttcgaatggacgcCAGAATGCTAGCAGGCTTTGTgggacctgaagaagtacttgtcaagccctccattgctctCGAAACCAGAAGAAGGccaaacattgctagtctacctcgcggtttcaaAAATTGCG ggctcgaattggccccgGGACTTGATTTCGAGGTTAtcaaaatcaaatgtgactcacagcttgtggtaaatcaggtttacgggatctttgataccaaagaagaacgtatgcaacaatacgtggtaaaggtccaaGCTTTTTTGGCACGATTCCGTGAGTGGTCAATCACTCATATCCCGAGAGAGGATAATGCAGAATTGGATGCActagcaaacttaggttcatcaacGGAAATAAAGGGACCGGAGTCCGGAACAGTAGTACAACTGATAAGCTCAGTCCTTGATACGGGTGGTTACTCTGAGGTGAATTCGGttagtctggtctgggactggagaaacaaaataATCAACTACCTCGAGCACGGAAAGTTGTCTGACGATCCCAAAGCATCACGGGCGTTACGCAccaaagctgcacgttatagcttcaggaaaggccaattgtatagaaaatctttccaagggcCACTAGCCCAGTGTTTAAGAGCGTCAGAAGCTTATTATGTCATAAGAGAAacccacgaagggatatgcgacaatcactcaggcgcagagtctttggtgctgaaattggtccggacaggatattattggcctcgcatggaacaGGACGCCAAAGATTTCgtatga
- the LOC138892719 gene encoding uncharacterized protein, whose amino-acid sequence MVVHEMRDGHRWTTVIGSQKASSYQKIGEHEVVNFLWENMIYRFGIPKEIACDNGPQFIGAKVTKFLEDLKIKRITSSPYHPSANGQEESTNKVTIQNLKKRLEAAKGKCPEELPGVLWAYRTTAKSSTGETPFFLVYGAEALISVKVANPL is encoded by the exons atggtcgttcatgaaatgagggatggacatcgttggaCCACTGTCATCGGCTCCCAGAAag caagttcttatcagaagatcggagaacacGAAGTGGTCAATTTCCTATGGGAAAATATGATTTataggttcggaataccaaaagagatagcatgcgacaatgggccacagtttatcggtgcaaaagttacaaagttcctcgaagacttgaaaataaagagaatcacatctTCGCCTTATCATCCGAGTGCAAACGGTCAAGAGGAGTCGACAAACAAAGTgaccattcaaaacctcaagaaaaggttggaagcagcaaaaggcaaatgtCCTGAAGAGttgcccggagttctatgggcctaccgaacaacggccaaatcaagtacaggagaaactccttttttCCTTGTATACGGTGCTGAAGCCCTGATTTCGGTTAAAGTGGcaaacccactttga